The Myxococcus virescens DNA window CCACCAGGAGCCGGAGCGCGTGCGCGCGGCGCCGGCTAGCGGAACGCTCCAGGTCCAGGCCGCGCCCTATGCCACCGTGTTCATCAACGGCAAGCGCATGGGCGAAGTGACGGGGCGGGCGTCGTACCGGTTGCCCGTCGGCAACCACAAGCTCGTTTTCCAGCACCCGTCCGGTGAGCGCCGCTACGACGTCACCGTCACCGCGGGCGGCACCGTCAGCCGCGAGTTCCGCGCCCCCAGGGGGCGCTGAACCAGGCCGGCTCCCGGCGCGGCAGCCTCACCGGCAGCCGCGCCGCAACCTGAGCCCAGGTCCGAAGTCACCCGCCGTACCCGTGCTCGCTTCCGCTTGAGCACCCCCAACGTCCACTCCTGAACGCTGCTGCCTCGCACCCGGCGGGGCCGCCTTCGGGCTGTCACGCCTACCTCGTCCCACCTGCCGCTCCGCCTGTTCAAAGGCGCGCGATTCGTCCGTCGCCGCTTGCCTGCCTGGTGGTCTGCCTTGACACCCAACCGCCCGTTCTGGCACTCAGTGGCCCCCACTCAGTGGATTATATTCAATGGAATCCATGGACCTGCTGGCTCCTGAGGAGATTGCTCGGATCGAGCGTGAGAACGCGGGCGGCCTGCCCGCGAGCGCCATCCTGGAAATCTTTCGGCCGCGGGGCGTGCGCCTGTCGGAGGCGACGTTCCGGAAGTACGTGCAGGCCGGCTTGCTACCCAGGAGTCGCCGGGTGGGCCGGAAGGGGAAGCATCAGGGGAGCGTTGGGCTCTACCCGGTGGAGGCGGTGCGCCGCATCAATGTCATCAAGAAGATGATGGCGGAGGGGCACACCCTGGAGGACATCAAGCGGTCCTATGTCTTCCACAGCAACTACATCGACCAGTTGGAACGGGACCTTGCAGGCCTCCTGAACGGGTTCCAGGAGGAGCTGGGGGACCGCGCCTTTGGGGGGGAGCATCGGCGTACGCTTGAGGCACAGCTAGCAACCTTGCGGCAAAGAGCGCAGGATCTGGTCCGGGATGTCGCCCGGCTCGGTAGCGCCGTGACCGCACGCGCAGACGAAACCATCCGTTCGCAATAGAATACCCGGGAACCGGGTAGACTGGCCTCACGTGGAGGGGACATGTCGGAAGTGAAGCAGCTACAGGAGGAGGGGGGGGACCAGGAATCGGACCAGGCGCAGGAGCGCCGCCGTTCCAAGACCATGTCGCGCAAGGAGATGGCGCGCGACCTGCGGAGGCGTCGCCTCACAGGTCAGGTGGACCCCGAAGAGGCCGACCTGCTGAAGCAGATGGACGACACGCGGCCGCGTACGCGCGCGGACTGCATCAACGGTCCCCGGCCGTGCAACTTCGTCTCCTGCAAGCACAATCTCTACCTGGACGTGAATCCGGAGACGGGGTCCATCAAGCTCAACTTCCCGGACAAGGAGATCTGGGAGCTGGAGCACACCTGCGCCCTGGACGTGGCGGAGAAGGGCGGCATCACGCTCGAGGAGGTGGGAGAGATCATGAACCTCACCCGCGAGCGCATCCGCCAGGTGGAGACGCGCGGGCTGATGAAGCTGCGCGAAGCCACCGAAGCCGAGCCGCCGGTTTCGGCTCGCAAGCCCTGATGTTCGCGGGTGGTTTCCACCCGCCAACGGAGGGCCGACGTGTTGCGTTGACACCCCAGGGGGTGGTTGCTACTACCGCCGCTTCCCGCACACCGAGGCCCACACGTGCTGGCTCTCCTGAGCGTTTCTGATAAGCGAGGTCTGGTTCCCTTCGCCCAGGGGCTCGTCCGCCTGGGCTTCCGGTTGTTGTCCACCGGGGGCACGCTGGAGGCGCTCAAGGGCGCGGGGGTGCCCGTCAAGAAGGTGTCCGAGCACACGCAGAGCCCCGAGATTCTGGGTGGCCGCGTGAAGACGCTCCACCCCCGCATCCACGGCGGCATCCTGGGACGGCTGGAGCTGGAGGC harbors:
- a CDS encoding MerR family transcriptional regulator; the encoded protein is MESMDLLAPEEIARIERENAGGLPASAILEIFRPRGVRLSEATFRKYVQAGLLPRSRRVGRKGKHQGSVGLYPVEAVRRINVIKKMMAEGHTLEDIKRSYVFHSNYIDQLERDLAGLLNGFQEELGDRAFGGEHRRTLEAQLATLRQRAQDLVRDVARLGSAVTARADETIRSQ
- a CDS encoding sigma factor-like helix-turn-helix DNA-binding protein; protein product: MSEVKQLQEEGGDQESDQAQERRRSKTMSRKEMARDLRRRRLTGQVDPEEADLLKQMDDTRPRTRADCINGPRPCNFVSCKHNLYLDVNPETGSIKLNFPDKEIWELEHTCALDVAEKGGITLEEVGEIMNLTRERIRQVETRGLMKLREATEAEPPVSARKP